One Micromonospora craniellae genomic region harbors:
- a CDS encoding replication-associated recombination protein A, with translation MESEALFTLSEPTAAPGAPTGSGGVGGFTPAGPDAPLPVRMRPATLDELVGQAHLLAPGAPLRQLVAGNAPMSVILWGPPGSGKTTIAHLVAAATDRRFVAMSALSAGVKDVRAVIDTARRQRRTGGPPTVLFIDEVHRFSKTQQDSLLAAVEDRTVTLLAATTENPYFSVISPLLSRCVLLTLQPLDDAAVRALLRRALTDERGLGGALDCEPEAEDHLVRLAGGDVRKALTALEAAAGSATALGTGRIDLATAERAVDTAAVRYDRAGDAHYDVTSAFIKSMRGSDVDAALHWLARMLVAGEDARFIARRLVIFASEDVGMADPGALGVATAAAHAVEYVGLPEAQLNLAQAVIHLATAPKSNSATTAIGAAIADVRAGRGGPVPRGLRDGHYAGARGLGHGIGYRYPHDDQRGVLTQQYVPDDLVGTDYYQPSQHGAERSVATRLPLLRRIVRGLPAPARVPAETTGDRAAPTGPAERPPSGVDGGPATVTDAHAADEVGRSADGKGQQ, from the coding sequence ATGGAGTCCGAGGCCCTGTTCACCCTCAGTGAACCCACGGCAGCACCCGGTGCGCCGACGGGTTCCGGCGGTGTCGGCGGTTTCACCCCGGCCGGTCCGGACGCACCGCTCCCGGTCCGGATGCGCCCGGCCACCCTGGACGAACTCGTCGGCCAGGCCCACCTGCTCGCCCCCGGTGCGCCACTGCGGCAACTCGTCGCCGGCAACGCGCCGATGTCGGTCATCCTGTGGGGGCCGCCGGGCAGCGGCAAGACGACCATCGCCCACCTGGTGGCCGCCGCCACCGACCGGCGGTTCGTGGCCATGTCGGCGCTCTCGGCAGGGGTCAAGGACGTCCGGGCGGTGATCGACACCGCCCGTCGGCAGCGGCGCACCGGTGGCCCGCCGACCGTCCTGTTCATCGACGAGGTGCACCGGTTTAGCAAGACCCAGCAGGACTCCCTGCTCGCCGCCGTCGAGGACCGTACGGTCACGCTGCTCGCCGCCACCACGGAGAACCCGTACTTCTCGGTCATCTCCCCACTGCTGTCCCGGTGCGTGCTGCTCACCCTCCAGCCCCTCGACGACGCGGCGGTCCGTGCACTGCTGCGTCGGGCCCTGACCGACGAGCGTGGCCTCGGCGGTGCGCTCGACTGCGAACCGGAGGCGGAGGATCACCTGGTCCGGCTGGCCGGTGGGGACGTCCGCAAGGCACTCACCGCGCTGGAGGCGGCGGCCGGTTCGGCGACCGCACTGGGCACGGGTCGGATCGACCTGGCCACCGCCGAGCGGGCGGTCGACACCGCAGCCGTGCGCTACGACCGCGCCGGCGACGCCCACTACGACGTGACCAGCGCGTTCATCAAGAGCATGCGCGGGTCGGACGTGGACGCCGCGTTGCACTGGCTGGCCCGGATGCTGGTCGCCGGTGAGGACGCCCGGTTCATCGCCCGGCGGCTGGTCATCTTCGCCAGCGAGGACGTCGGCATGGCCGATCCGGGCGCCCTCGGCGTGGCCACCGCCGCCGCCCACGCGGTCGAGTACGTCGGCCTGCCCGAAGCCCAGCTCAACCTCGCCCAGGCGGTGATCCATCTGGCCACCGCCCCCAAGTCGAACTCGGCCACCACCGCGATCGGCGCGGCGATCGCCGACGTCCGGGCCGGTCGGGGCGGTCCGGTCCCGCGCGGCCTGCGCGACGGCCACTACGCCGGTGCGCGAGGGCTCGGCCACGGCATCGGGTACCGCTACCCGCACGACGACCAGCGGGGCGTGCTCACCCAGCAGTACGTGCCGGACGACCTGGTCGGCACCGACTACTACCAGCCGAGCCAACACGGCGCGGAACGGTCGGTGGCCACCCGGCTGCCGCTGCTGCGCCGGATCGTCCGCGGACTGCCCGCGCCCGCCCGCGTACCGGCGGAGACCACGGGCGACCGGGCGGCCCCGACGGGCCCGGCCGAGAGGCCGCCGTCCGGAGTCGACGGCGGCCCCGCCACGGTCACGGACGCCCACGCGGCGGATGAGGTCGGTCGTAGCGCCGACGGGAAGGGTCAACAGTGA
- the aspS gene encoding aspartate--tRNA ligase codes for MIRTHDAGSLRATDAGTTVTLAGWVARRRDHGGVIFVDLRDASGVVQVVFREEDAHALRNEYCVKVVGEVTRRPEGNENPELPTGEIEVTAAELDVLSEAAPLPLPVDDQVVAGDDVRLKYRYLDLRRGGPAHAMRLRSRANQLARGVLHERDFLEIETPTLTRSTPEGARDFLVPVRLQPGSWYALPQSPQLFKQLLMVGGMERYYQIARCYRDEDFRADRQPEFTQLDIEMSFVTEDDVIDLGEEITAALWSDLAGYEIPRPIPRITWHDAMARYGSDKPDLRYGVELTELTDYLRGTQFRVFAGAIDAGGYVGAVVMPGGAGQTRKELDGWQDWAKARGARGLAYVVLDAETGEPRGPVAKNLSAEHLAGLADAVGAKPGDAVFFAAGPEARGAQELLGAARIEIAKRAGLVDEGAWAFCWVVDAPMFERMSDESGAAGGWTAVHHPFTSPNAEWMDRFEEAPDRALAYAYDIVCNGNEIGGGSVRIHRRDVQQRVFELLGITPEEAQDKFGFLLEAFSYGPPPHGGIAFGWDRVCMLLAGVDSIRDVIAFPKTRGGFDPLTGAPTPITGQQRAEAGIDAKPKPAQVPHTGTAGPAAPVADPT; via the coding sequence GTGATCCGTACCCATGACGCCGGCAGCCTGCGCGCGACGGACGCCGGCACCACGGTGACGCTCGCCGGGTGGGTGGCCCGCCGGCGCGACCACGGCGGTGTCATCTTCGTCGACCTGCGCGACGCCTCCGGCGTGGTCCAGGTGGTCTTCCGCGAGGAGGACGCGCACGCGTTGCGCAACGAGTACTGCGTCAAGGTCGTCGGTGAGGTCACCCGCCGCCCGGAGGGCAACGAGAACCCGGAGCTGCCCACCGGCGAGATCGAGGTGACCGCCGCCGAGCTGGACGTGCTCTCCGAGGCCGCCCCGCTGCCGCTGCCGGTGGACGATCAGGTGGTGGCCGGTGACGACGTCCGCCTGAAGTACCGCTATCTCGACCTGCGCCGGGGCGGCCCGGCCCACGCGATGCGCCTGCGGTCCCGGGCCAACCAGCTCGCCCGTGGCGTGCTGCACGAGCGGGACTTCCTGGAGATCGAGACGCCGACGCTGACCCGGTCCACCCCGGAGGGCGCCCGCGACTTCCTGGTCCCGGTCCGCCTGCAACCCGGCAGCTGGTACGCGCTGCCGCAGTCGCCGCAGCTGTTCAAGCAGCTGCTCATGGTCGGCGGCATGGAACGGTATTACCAGATCGCCCGCTGCTACCGCGACGAGGACTTCCGGGCCGACCGGCAGCCGGAGTTCACCCAGCTCGACATCGAGATGTCCTTCGTCACCGAGGACGACGTGATCGACCTCGGTGAGGAGATCACCGCCGCCCTCTGGTCCGACCTGGCCGGGTACGAGATCCCCCGGCCGATCCCGAGGATCACCTGGCACGACGCCATGGCCCGGTACGGCTCGGACAAGCCGGACCTGCGCTACGGCGTGGAGCTGACCGAGCTGACCGACTACCTGCGCGGCACCCAGTTCCGGGTCTTCGCCGGGGCGATCGACGCGGGCGGCTACGTCGGCGCGGTGGTGATGCCCGGCGGCGCCGGCCAGACCCGCAAGGAGCTGGACGGCTGGCAGGACTGGGCCAAGGCGCGCGGCGCCAGGGGCCTGGCGTACGTGGTGCTGGACGCCGAGACCGGCGAGCCGCGCGGGCCGGTGGCGAAGAACCTGTCCGCCGAGCACCTGGCCGGGCTGGCCGATGCGGTCGGCGCCAAGCCGGGCGACGCCGTCTTCTTCGCGGCCGGCCCGGAGGCCCGTGGAGCCCAGGAGTTGCTCGGCGCGGCCCGGATCGAGATCGCCAAGCGGGCCGGTCTGGTCGACGAGGGCGCCTGGGCGTTCTGCTGGGTCGTGGACGCGCCGATGTTCGAACGGATGTCGGACGAGAGCGGCGCGGCCGGTGGCTGGACGGCCGTGCACCACCCGTTCACCTCGCCGAACGCCGAGTGGATGGACCGCTTCGAGGAGGCGCCGGACCGGGCCCTGGCCTACGCGTACGACATCGTCTGCAACGGCAACGAGATCGGCGGCGGCTCGGTCCGTATCCACCGCCGTGACGTGCAGCAGCGGGTCTTCGAGCTGCTCGGCATCACGCCCGAGGAGGCGCAGGACAAGTTCGGCTTCCTGCTGGAGGCGTTCAGCTACGGCCCGCCCCCGCACGGCGGCATCGCGTTCGGCTGGGACCGGGTCTGCATGCTGCTCGCCGGTGTCGACTCGATCCGCGACGTCATCGCCTTCCCGAAGACGCGGGGCGGTTTCGACCCGCTGACCGGCGCGCCCACCCCGATCACCGGGCAGCAGCGTGCCGAGGCCGGCATCGACGCCAAGCCCAAGCCCGCCCAGGTCCCGCACACCGGCACCGCCGGCCCGGCCGCCCCGGTCGCCGACCCCACCTGA
- a CDS encoding PaaI family thioesterase, translating into MTQTQGAVRSRTFSWSDPGLNAAQVGRRSGLDLLRAMIAGELAAPPVMHLIDMSRMEAEEGRVVVELEPQEFHYNPLGTVHGGVLSTLLDTAAVCAVHTTLPVGVGYTSLDLNVKFLRPVTVRSGTLRCEGTVLQRGRRTALAEARLTDGRSRLVAHATSSCLLLPLE; encoded by the coding sequence ATGACGCAGACGCAGGGTGCGGTACGCAGCCGCACCTTCTCCTGGTCCGACCCGGGACTCAACGCCGCCCAGGTCGGCCGGCGCAGCGGACTGGACCTGCTCCGCGCGATGATCGCCGGGGAGCTGGCCGCCCCGCCGGTGATGCACCTGATCGACATGTCCCGGATGGAGGCCGAGGAGGGCCGGGTCGTCGTCGAGCTGGAGCCGCAGGAGTTCCACTACAACCCGCTCGGCACCGTGCACGGCGGCGTGCTCTCCACGCTGCTGGACACTGCCGCCGTGTGCGCCGTGCACACGACGCTGCCGGTCGGCGTGGGTTACACCTCGCTTGACCTGAACGTGAAGTTCCTCCGCCCGGTGACCGTCCGCTCCGGCACGTTGCGCTGCGAGGGCACCGTGCTGCAACGCGGGCGCCGGACCGCCCTGGCCGAGGCCCGGCTGACCGACGGGCGGTCCCGCCTCGTCGCGCACGCCACGTCGAGCTGTTTGCTGCTTCCCCTGGAGTGA
- a CDS encoding S1 family peptidase — protein sequence MRPTRSMLRRVVSVAAAGTLAAGVLAGAPAQAAPASATPDAAVALAERLGDRAAGAYADATGAMVVAVTDAVAARQVAAAGATPKLVTRGAAVLDRATAELERSAAIPGTAWWTDPATNQVVVSVDSTVTGAKLERVKAAAARANGAVRIEAEAGVLSTRISGGQAIYAQGGGRCSLGFNVRAGNTYYFVTAGHCTNIATNWYSNSAQTALLGSRTGSVFPGSDYGIVRYANQSVVQPGNVSLYNGTFRDITGAANAVVGQSAQRSGSTTGLRSGSVTGLNATVNYAEGQVRGLIRTNICAERGDSGGSLFSGTIALGLTSGGSGNCSIGGTTFFQPILPVLSRYGVSVY from the coding sequence ATGCGACCCACAAGGTCAATGCTTCGCCGCGTCGTCTCCGTCGCCGCGGCCGGAACCCTGGCCGCTGGCGTACTGGCCGGCGCCCCGGCCCAGGCGGCACCGGCATCCGCCACACCCGACGCCGCGGTCGCCCTCGCCGAACGCCTCGGCGACCGCGCGGCCGGTGCGTACGCCGACGCCACCGGCGCCATGGTGGTCGCGGTGACCGACGCCGTCGCGGCCCGCCAGGTGGCCGCCGCCGGCGCGACTCCGAAGCTGGTCACGCGTGGTGCCGCGGTACTCGACCGGGCCACCGCCGAACTGGAGCGCTCCGCCGCGATCCCCGGCACCGCCTGGTGGACCGACCCGGCGACCAACCAGGTCGTCGTCTCCGTCGACAGCACCGTCACCGGCGCCAAGCTGGAGCGGGTCAAGGCCGCCGCCGCCCGCGCCAACGGCGCTGTCCGCATCGAGGCCGAGGCCGGTGTGCTGAGCACGCGCATCTCCGGCGGCCAGGCCATCTACGCGCAGGGCGGCGGACGCTGCTCGCTCGGCTTCAACGTGCGTGCCGGCAACACCTACTACTTCGTGACCGCCGGCCACTGCACCAACATCGCGACGAACTGGTACAGCAACTCGGCGCAGACCGCGCTGCTCGGCTCGCGTACCGGCAGCGTCTTCCCGGGCAGCGACTACGGCATCGTCCGGTACGCCAACCAGAGCGTCGTGCAGCCGGGCAACGTCTCCCTCTACAACGGCACCTTCCGCGACATTACCGGCGCCGCCAACGCGGTCGTCGGCCAGTCCGCGCAGCGCTCGGGCAGCACCACCGGTCTGCGCAGCGGCTCGGTCACCGGGCTCAACGCCACGGTCAACTACGCCGAGGGTCAGGTCCGCGGCCTGATCCGCACCAACATCTGCGCCGAGCGGGGTGACAGCGGCGGCTCGCTGTTCAGCGGCACCATCGCGCTCGGCTTGACCTCCGGCGGCAGCGGCAACTGCAGCATCGGCGGCACCACGTTCTTCCAGCCGATCCTGCCGGTGCTGAGCCGGTACGGCGTCAGCGTCTACTGA
- a CDS encoding ArsR/SmtB family transcription factor produces MGDVQKPAPRRVWIDHRQVRALAHPLRTRLLGALRVKGAATATTLAELLDTNTGATSYHLRQLAEVGLVVEEPDRGSGRQRWWRAAHDVTSFENTDFDDDPDARAAVEWFQTEQVRLFVEHAERWFAVRDQWSPEWRDAFGMSDVFLTIPAARLKELQAELLQILERYHAEADPDMPGAEQVQVVLASHPLLMGGKR; encoded by the coding sequence ATGGGAGACGTGCAGAAGCCGGCACCGCGACGGGTGTGGATCGACCATCGGCAGGTCCGGGCGTTGGCGCACCCGCTGCGTACCCGGCTGCTCGGCGCGCTGCGGGTGAAGGGGGCGGCGACCGCCACCACCCTCGCCGAGCTGCTGGACACCAACACCGGCGCGACCAGCTACCACCTGCGCCAGCTGGCCGAGGTCGGCCTGGTCGTCGAGGAGCCCGACCGGGGTAGCGGGCGGCAACGCTGGTGGCGGGCCGCGCACGACGTCACGAGCTTCGAGAACACCGACTTCGACGACGACCCGGACGCCCGGGCCGCGGTCGAGTGGTTCCAGACCGAGCAGGTACGCCTCTTCGTCGAGCACGCGGAACGGTGGTTCGCCGTACGCGACCAGTGGTCGCCCGAGTGGCGCGACGCCTTCGGCATGAGCGATGTCTTCCTGACCATCCCCGCTGCCCGGCTGAAGGAACTCCAGGCGGAGCTGTTGCAGATCCTCGAGCGCTACCACGCCGAGGCGGACCCCGACATGCCCGGCGCCGAGCAGGTGCAGGTCGTCCTGGCCAGCCACCCGCTGCTGATGGGAGGGAAGCGGTGA
- a CDS encoding SGNH/GDSL hydrolase family protein, translated as MTLVRRALATLASVTALVLLATSPALAAPGPAPTSMASLGDSITRGFNACGWYVDCTSRSFSTGDNSTVNSHYLRIRRVEPAVNGRNHNAARTGAKSADLAGQAGTAVSQGAGYVTILIGANDACTGSESSMTSVATFRSHIDSALNRLKTGLPNARVFVISIPDVHRLWTVGKDSGSARTAWSLFGICQSLLANPTSTAQADVDRRNRVRQRVVDFNGQLAAACAAYGSNCRYDGNAVFGYPFTLSQLSGWDYFHPNASGQQVLANVSYPAGFAW; from the coding sequence ATGACCCTCGTCCGACGCGCGCTGGCCACCCTCGCCAGCGTCACCGCCCTCGTCCTGCTCGCCACCAGCCCCGCCCTGGCCGCGCCCGGCCCGGCACCGACCTCGATGGCCAGCCTCGGCGACTCCATCACCCGGGGCTTCAACGCCTGCGGGTGGTACGTCGACTGCACCAGCCGGTCGTTCAGCACCGGCGACAACTCCACGGTGAACAGCCACTACCTGCGGATCCGCCGGGTCGAGCCGGCGGTCAACGGCCGCAACCACAACGCCGCCCGCACCGGGGCCAAGTCCGCCGATCTGGCCGGCCAGGCCGGCACCGCGGTCAGCCAGGGAGCCGGGTACGTGACGATCCTGATCGGCGCGAACGACGCCTGCACCGGTTCGGAGTCGAGCATGACCTCGGTGGCCACGTTCCGGTCCCACATCGACTCCGCGCTGAACCGGCTCAAGACCGGGCTGCCGAACGCCCGCGTCTTCGTGATCAGCATCCCCGACGTGCACCGGCTCTGGACGGTCGGCAAGGACAGCGGCAGCGCCCGTACCGCCTGGTCGTTGTTCGGGATCTGCCAGTCGCTGCTGGCCAACCCGACCTCGACCGCCCAGGCCGACGTGGACCGGCGCAACCGGGTCCGGCAGCGGGTGGTCGACTTCAACGGCCAGCTCGCCGCGGCCTGCGCCGCGTACGGGTCGAACTGCCGGTACGACGGCAACGCCGTCTTCGGCTACCCGTTCACCCTCTCCCAGCTCTCCGGCTGGGACTACTTCCACCCCAACGCCAGCGGCCAGCAGGTCCTGGCGAACGTCTCCTACCCCGCCGGTTTCGCCTGGTAG
- a CDS encoding winged helix-turn-helix transcriptional regulator — MRPVALDWSIDNCTVARAMEILGEKWTLVVLREVFSGVRRFDDMRVRTGVPRQVLTNRLATLVAQGVLRREPYREPGSRLRHEYRLTAKGIDLWPVLVAVLAWGDRYLADPEGPPLSVGHRDCGAEVRVELHCADGHHVTEPRDVVPRPGPGARRR, encoded by the coding sequence ATGAGACCCGTGGCCCTGGACTGGTCGATCGACAACTGCACGGTCGCCCGCGCCATGGAGATCCTCGGCGAGAAGTGGACCCTGGTCGTGCTGCGCGAGGTGTTCAGCGGCGTCCGCCGCTTCGACGACATGCGGGTACGGACCGGCGTACCCCGGCAGGTGTTGACCAACCGGCTGGCCACGCTGGTCGCGCAGGGGGTGCTCCGGCGTGAGCCGTACCGGGAACCGGGCAGCCGGCTGCGTCACGAGTACCGGCTCACCGCCAAGGGGATCGACCTGTGGCCGGTGCTGGTCGCCGTGCTGGCCTGGGGCGACCGGTATCTCGCCGACCCGGAGGGGCCGCCGTTGAGCGTCGGGCACCGCGACTGCGGCGCCGAGGTCCGGGTGGAACTGCACTGCGCGGACGGGCACCACGTCACCGAACCGCGTGACGTGGTGCCGCGTCCGGGCCCGGGCGCCCGTCGGAGGTGA
- the hisS gene encoding histidine--tRNA ligase: MSKPTPISGFPEWTPAQRMIEQYVLDRIRSTFELYGFAPLETRAVEPLDQLLRKGETSKEVYVIRRLQGDPEGAAGDDALGLHFDLTVPFARYVLENAGKLQFPFRRYQIQKVWRGERPQEGRYREFLQADIDIVDRDTLAPHHEAEMPLVIGDALRALPIPPVRIQVNNRKICEGFYRGIGLTDPEATLRAVDKLDKIGPAGVTELLATTAGASEAQAKACLALAEISAPDASFADAVRALGVSDPLLDEGVAELTAVVETAAAHSPGLCVADLRIARGLDYYTGTVYETQMIGYERFGSICSGGRYDNLASAGTIRFPGVGISIGVTRLLGLLFGAEALTVSRSVPTCVVVAVTSEELRGASNRVAEALRSRGVPTEVSPSAAKFGKQIRYAQRRGIPYVWFPGAEGAPDEVKDIRSGDQVVAAAWEWTPPRADLTPLVS; the protein is encoded by the coding sequence ATGAGCAAGCCCACGCCCATCTCCGGCTTCCCGGAGTGGACGCCCGCCCAGCGGATGATCGAGCAGTACGTCCTGGACCGGATCCGGTCGACCTTCGAGCTGTACGGCTTCGCGCCGCTGGAGACCCGGGCCGTCGAGCCGTTGGACCAGTTGCTGCGCAAGGGAGAGACCTCGAAGGAGGTCTACGTGATCCGGCGCCTGCAGGGCGATCCGGAGGGCGCGGCCGGTGACGACGCCCTCGGCCTGCACTTCGACCTGACCGTGCCGTTCGCCCGGTACGTGCTGGAGAACGCCGGCAAGCTCCAGTTCCCGTTCCGCCGCTACCAGATCCAGAAGGTGTGGCGCGGCGAGCGCCCCCAGGAGGGCCGGTACCGCGAGTTCCTCCAGGCCGACATCGACATCGTCGACCGGGACACCCTCGCCCCGCACCACGAGGCGGAGATGCCCCTGGTCATCGGCGACGCGCTGCGCGCGTTGCCGATCCCGCCGGTGCGCATCCAGGTGAACAACCGCAAGATCTGCGAGGGGTTCTACCGGGGCATCGGGCTGACCGACCCGGAGGCGACGCTGCGCGCGGTCGACAAGCTCGACAAGATCGGCCCGGCCGGCGTGACGGAGCTGCTGGCCACCACGGCCGGGGCGAGCGAGGCACAGGCCAAGGCGTGTCTGGCGCTGGCCGAGATCTCCGCGCCGGACGCCTCGTTCGCCGACGCGGTCCGCGCGCTCGGGGTCAGTGACCCGTTGCTGGACGAGGGCGTCGCCGAGCTGACCGCCGTGGTGGAGACCGCCGCCGCGCACTCGCCCGGCCTCTGCGTGGCCGACCTGCGCATCGCCCGGGGCCTGGACTACTACACCGGCACCGTCTACGAGACGCAGATGATCGGGTACGAGCGGTTCGGCTCGATCTGCTCCGGCGGCCGGTACGACAACCTGGCCAGCGCCGGGACCATCCGCTTCCCCGGAGTGGGCATCTCGATCGGGGTGACCCGGCTGCTCGGGCTGCTCTTCGGCGCCGAGGCGCTGACCGTGTCCCGGTCCGTGCCGACCTGCGTCGTGGTGGCAGTGACCAGCGAGGAGTTGCGGGGCGCCAGCAACCGGGTCGCCGAGGCGCTGCGGTCGCGGGGCGTACCCACCGAGGTGTCGCCGAGTGCGGCGAAGTTCGGCAAGCAGATCCGGTACGCGCAGCGGCGCGGCATCCCGTACGTCTGGTTCCCGGGCGCGGAGGGCGCCCCCGACGAGGTGAAGGACATCCGTTCCGGTGACCAGGTCGTCGCGGCGGCGTGGGAGTGGACGCCGCCCCGCGCGGACCTCACGCCGTTGGTGAGCTGA
- a CDS encoding MBL fold metallo-hydrolase yields MLVAGFPADAFGTNCYVVAAAPGEQCVVVDPGIGVIDRLDALLAEHRLHPAAVLLTHGHLDHTFSVAPVCGARDITAYVHPADRELLADPAKALSMDLTQLFGGRLPYAEPEDVAELADGTTLALAGLEITVDHAPGHTGGSVLFRLPGAGSPWEAEQICLSGDVLFAGSIGRTDLAGGDMPTMITSLRDKILPLADDTVVLPGHGPTTTIGRERATNPYLVEVAGMGGGRPAAPTRGL; encoded by the coding sequence GTGCTCGTGGCCGGCTTTCCCGCGGACGCCTTCGGCACCAACTGCTACGTGGTCGCCGCCGCTCCGGGGGAGCAGTGCGTGGTGGTCGACCCCGGCATCGGGGTGATCGACCGGCTCGACGCGCTGCTCGCCGAGCACCGCCTGCACCCGGCGGCCGTGCTGCTCACCCACGGGCACCTGGACCACACCTTCTCCGTGGCGCCGGTGTGCGGGGCGCGTGACATCACCGCGTACGTGCACCCGGCCGACCGGGAGCTGCTGGCGGACCCGGCGAAGGCCCTGTCGATGGACCTCACCCAGCTCTTCGGTGGCCGGCTGCCGTACGCCGAGCCGGAGGACGTCGCCGAACTGGCCGACGGTACGACGCTCGCCCTCGCCGGGTTGGAGATCACCGTCGACCACGCGCCGGGCCATACCGGCGGGTCGGTGCTGTTCCGGTTGCCCGGCGCCGGCTCGCCCTGGGAGGCGGAGCAGATCTGCCTCTCCGGTGACGTGCTGTTCGCTGGCTCGATCGGCCGCACCGACCTGGCCGGCGGCGACATGCCGACGATGATCACCAGCCTGCGGGACAAGATCCTTCCGCTGGCCGACGACACCGTCGTGCTACCCGGCCACGGCCCCACGACCACCATCGGCCGCGAGCGCGCCACCAACCCGTACCTCGTCGAGGTGGCCGGGATGGGCGGCGGACGACCGGCGGCCCCCACCCGCGGCCTCTAG